A genome region from Setaria italica strain Yugu1 chromosome III, Setaria_italica_v2.0, whole genome shotgun sequence includes the following:
- the LOC101782669 gene encoding uncharacterized protein LOC101782669 isoform X2 codes for MSRYDSLFRGLVGSFIPSRKKNSLLVRCSEFEFLMKENDSVDCSASFTGISASVRLDNLQLAGFGIHVDKACWEISPKFAPSLMVILDITSQKEEFVVRNGRELWKIAAQKLGSSVVRRRFSLGKSVSCATFWRRYVHAYVLLLALVGYPSDKIIARNCGRGSRSRKLWSTVKDQWETVINLEEKIPAEAIARARCAARSKLTVSQQPSKQESSKALLVSSLLKILTPFLYLWRFLVFIWMSVWATVGPGNKASYAHIFPVSTHDVDTELQLSVHLGELSVTLLPVTDRFTDTKRSDKRNKTYQIDLPVNIVMRSSCLLYSAGCTTQSLFLVVGELTACLSGVPKLLQADNSNSPRRSPSFRTAEFTEDADSRILLWSDSASMDLLSRQQANGSFYYNDDLPTDLIKSNMDELWSTWMTISNLYNESGVIHHEKPSVIFEFKYFLIDPYKGISGFRQCRFTVGRLNLDLDYLCASSTYLLYRQFMHHKQLKELTVRSADLSNSAGTYVAPTSGLVDKLRSYDHGMKVAMLGVIPENTLQIVALAAGPRIRLFFDKYNTLQNSKDVYNPLLSQMNSRSIVFSLAYVECALWPASLASPTLMSAKSHAKESHSTFISVKEAQEHHQLQTERSARNVYPGYIVLDGWFVFAGLTLLIDNPEANQQCHIFGPMTANFQISTSRKYFYSFFGVSDIISVKLGARIAGCIGFFCMDELLIVCQLIGSMHLEVLKSDLGNIKYSEDFIGRLASFYKNDIQGSIMELVEHIAQEDKVDPHVELSVEMQLDLESAYIIFSASRDVLFTNPAEFINSFINYISSSPVFGGIATQELLDVLAPGVGICIRSSSMKLLLNGQCTDFLVSLSGIQGVVLENPGEMGIFNDIHQHGDISNGSLHSENQFIISECVFNISVGPMNANLIDEKLQDESRSCCISYLGIWYSIKIEFTEVYVGDYSIHSYLSELSQRNKHKISLLIHDDLQVVKCKIQGGLIFLETVSLAKLVLCCKVYFWLLVNLPLRATSNLVKDSVTPISAGGNYIVTTRDSEREAAAVPLGTNVQSEGSQLNAIKCLDIELCCLSLTLVVADKSGTHQGLTFEVDASLQQINLGMEFLFEVKRLSISTISSICKNANEQLRDVPAPRFRSSKAADLSPQSEIQEYLPFVEADNMDTYDHDAPSSSTSALRSSTDNTSLDFSSHENQILKHFSSYLKIERKKFDGDSSLVHLTGDWSGSGSVSGLEVTMSLSNIEMVSSLLAPFYGIMSSGSTQKEIPSGGITHQAQLDNMDYTIPDGAIVAIRDLNQQMYVSVKNTGNTYQVVGAYHYSLAGEHALFKVKHHKRWRSNIQCISLLSLCAKNDEGKELALSFSKGSDFVEVSSYVDKPCSIWSTLPFRTDNFDDDGDDGKSYKVIPRSSYHLVNKKYNYGIAFVDGLLEFVKKPGNPFKVQIFDESIVPHMSLDNNTYLDVEDDVPFSVRDRLASGASSQHVIINVDKIVFTITHEVFDTDNVFPLVQTCISDIRVVTQIFPSKIRILSSFKVSGQYFDARRNLWEDLISPIASYTFFRSRFFTPDPVTKYGKMPIRFFFHLKQVDIFINELSVDILLYLVGKLDLMGPYAVRSSAIFPNSCKIENGSRLALVCQFKDTGDAIVPGQQSISVFLRHFTFDDNISHDQDVVSICLFKEGVFSTIPISISLHESGIFAWRTRVSPVKDLRSFSGPFVVVKVSRNSEEGLSLSVQPLLRVYNKSDFPIELRFQRPNKTNEEAAFVTVRSGDMVDESTGVFDAMDLSGGSKRALMSLALGKFMLSIRPEISEYSENISQPASVNWSEDITGEKAIRISGVIEKLNYNLRKAFNVDSMKSSFSTLSCPLFANGHHVTDLHFLIHTLGRDVPVQPTNGTRLSERSAPVTLQVQREIFIYPTVQVHNFLQTDIQVVLTDCQQGNVIEDNFGSIGKQATITSGSSAYFYVNPALFNFSVTLISYGSKSMAVSSSDWVKRMRKQTSGAQYLDMLLEFVPGNFHSSLRLLRQDKGLLEVALFTRYTLHNISDYPLQCTPSHQKPLPASESGMNNINLPPRHGCVLPSMSMNSWFIKSSKLRISLHSEKGSEAIIDLEALSGFTEFFIEIQDNIAPHRMAAFGVSLQPVMYNLPVPSQVVLIVPRYVVSNESGAAIAVRQCFVEHEIDGLTVEAKQRATLQTWKPGKKREINYFDLFVKKHRDVFEDSRIFIQFCPKEPGFSWSGPICVSSIGRFFLKFRRSDGMLTDGIKRDPINDGKLKLFASVDVVQETTSFVLHFTKPPKVTLPYRIENYLNEASIMYFQKDSVESDVLCPQESEQYAWDDLSLPRKLIVRIVDTPALREIKIDKISPWKPFLKMRQNTRLNLDFSFSDGLSSRKQRFDESFGLRVFKIGYEVYADGLTRVLRICEHADNPKIEKIQRPIASLQFRISYVCIHLLDKGQSGENVQLPSTIVTAKLQHVSADSVVTDSFKHGSVAIHSVNVDEKWDGASFGSILRRNKLQDAALDENILRIVFVLNSTNSNVKQIQYCSIILQPVDLKIDEETLMKLVPFWRASLAPSGTPSTQFYFRHFEVHPIKIIASFRPGSRRTTYSSAQEALRALLHSFIKVPEVSNSAVELNGVLLNHALVTFRELLLKCAQHYSWYVLRAIYVTKGSSLLPPSFTSIFDDSASSVLDVFFDPSDGLLNVPGLTIGMFKFISQNMKSGGFSGTKRYLGDLGKTVKTAGSNALFAAVTEISDSVVRGAETNGLNGMVTGFHQGIMRLAMEPSVLGQALMEGGPDRKIKLDHSPGIDELYIEGYLQAMLDVMYKQEYLRVRVVDDQVILKNLPPNSALINEIVDNVKSFLVSKALLKGDSSTLRPLRHLRNEREWRIAPTVLTLCEHLFVSFAVRVLHREASKAIGEVMARAKKPATGGEGEGDSSPSGGVLLKRNRLWTVGRFAVSGMVAYVDGRLCRHIPNPIARRIVSGFLLSFIENRGNE; via the exons ATGTCACGATACGA CTCTCTGTTCAGAGGACTAGTTGGCTCTTTTATCCCATCCAGGAAGAAGAATAGCCTGCTTGTTAGATGTTCTGAGTTTGAGTTTCTAATGAAGGAGAATGATTCGGTAGACTGCAGTGCATCTTTCACCGGCATATCTGCTTCGGTTAGATTGGATAATCTGCAACTTGCTGGTTTTGGCATTCATGTTGACAAAGCGTGCTGGGAAATTTCACCTAAATTTGCCCCTTCACTGATGGTGATTTTGGATATTACAAGCCAGAAGGAAGAGTTTGTGGTTAGGAATGGCAGAGAGCTTTGGAAAATCGCTGCACAAAAGCTTGGCAGCTCAGTAGTCCGTCGAAGATTTTCTTTAGGCAAATCTGTAAGCTGTGCTACTTTCTGGCGGCGCTATGTTCATGCTTACGTACTGTTGCTGGCATTAGTAGGGTATCCCTCTGACAAGATTATAGCGAGGAACTGTGGTAGGGGATCAAGGAGCAGGAAACTCTGGAGTACTGTTAAGGATCAATGGGAAACTGTTATCAATTTAGAGGAGAAAATCCCTGCAGAAGCTATTGCCAGGGCGCGGTGTGCTGCACGTTCAAAATTAACTGTGTCACAGCAACCAAGCAAGCAAGAGTCATCAAAAGCACTTCTTGTTTCTTCTTTGCTGAAAATCCTCACACCCTTTTTATATTTATGGAGGTTTCTTGTGTTCATATGGATGTCAGTGTGGGCAACTGTGGGCCCTGGAAACAAAGCATCATATGCACATATTTTTCCTGTCTCTACTCATGATGTAGACACGGAGCTTCAGCTCAGTGTACACCTTGGGGAACTCTCTGTAACCTTGTTACCTGTTACTGATCGATTCACTGATACAAAAAGATCAGACAAAAGAAACAAGACTTATCAGATTGATTTACCTGTGAATATTGTAATGAGGTCATCATGCTTACTTTACTCAGCTGGTTGCACCACACAATCATTGTTTTTAGTTGTTGGGGAACTGACGGCATGCCTTTCCGGTGTCCCAAAGTTGCTACAAGCAGACAATAGTAACAGTCCCAGGAGGAGTCCATCTTTTAGAACAGCAGAGTTCACCGAAGACGCTGACTCTAGGATACTCCTCTGGAGTGACTCAGCTAGCATGGACCTGTTGTCCCGGCAACAAGCCAATGGATCTTTCTACTATAATGATGATTTGCCCACTGACCTTATAAAGAGTAATATGGATGAGTTATGGTCAACTTGGATGACAATTAGCAATTTATACAATGAATCGGGTGTGATTCATCATGAAAAACCTTCTGTTATTTTTGAATTCAAATATTTTCTCATTGATCCTTACAAAGGTATAAGTGGTTTTCGGCAATGTAGATTCACAGTTGGGAGATTAAACCTTGATTTGGATTATTTATGTGCTTCATCAACGTATCTGCTATACAGACAGTTCATGCACCACAAACAGCTGAAAGAACTAACTGTAAGATCAGCTGACCTTTCGAACAGTGCTGGCACCTATGTAGCACCTACCAGTGGACTTGTTGACAAATTGAGATCATATGATCATGGAATGAAGGTTGCAATGTTGGGTGTGATTCCAGAAAATACTCTTCAAATTGTAGCACTGGCTGCTGGTCCAAGGATAAGGTTATTCTTCGATAAATATAATACATTGCAAAATAGCAAAGATGTATACAACCCCTTGCTTTCGCAGATGAATAGCAGGTCCATAGTTTTCAGTCTAGCATATGTGGAATGTGCTCTCTGGCCAGCATCcctagcttctccaactctTATGAGTGCTAAGTCACATGCCAAAGAATCACATAGCACATTTATTAGTGTGAAGGAGGCCCAAGAACATCACCAACTACAAACAGAAAGGAGCGCAAGGAATGTTTATCCAGGGTATATCGTGCTGGATGGATGGTTCGTCTTTGCTGGTTTAACTCTTCTGATAGATAATCCAGAGGCAAATCAGCAGTGTCACATTTTTGGACCGATGACAGCCAATTTCCAGATTTCAACAAGCAG GAAGTATTTCTATTCCTTCTTTGGGGTGAGCGACATTATCTCAGTTAAATTAGGAGCAAGAATTGCTGGATGCATAGGTTTCTTCTGCATGGATGAACTCCTCATTGTTTGCCAG CTTATTGGAAGCATGCATCTGGAGGTATTGAAGTCTGACCTAGGCAACATTAAGTATTCTGAAGATTTTATTGGAAGACTAGCATCGTTTTATAAAAACGATATTCAGGGGAGTATAATGGAGCTTGTTGAACATATTGCCCAAGAAGACAAAGTAGATCCTCATGTAGAACTCAGTGTTGAAATGCAACTTGATTTGGAGTCAGCATACATCATCTTTAGTGCTTCACGTGATGTACTTTTCACAAATCCTGCTGAGTTTATCAACAGTTTCATAAACTACATCAGCAGCTCACCTGTATTTGGGGGCATAGCAACACAGGAATTACTTGATGTATTAGCTCCAGGTGTTGGGATCTGCATCAGAAGTTCTTCTATGAAACTGTTGCTCAATGGACAATGCACAGACTTCCTTGTTAGCCTATCTGGAATTCAGGGTGTGGTGTTAGAGAATCCAGGTGAAATGGGTATTTTTAATGATATACATCAGCACGGAGACATATCAAATGGCTCACTACATAGCGAGAACCAGTTCATTATATCAGAGTGCGTCTTTAATATTAGTGTTGGCCCCATGAATGCCAACTTGATTGACGAGAAACTGCAAGATGAATCTAGAAGTTGTTGCATTTCTTATTTAGGAATTTGGTATTCAATTAAAATAGAATTTACAGAGGTTTATGTTGGAGACTACAGCATACACAGTTACCTATCTGAATTAAGTCAACGCAACAAACATAAAATCTCTCTGTTGATCCATGATGATCTTCAGGTTGTCAAATGCAAAATCCAG GGTGGTTTGATCTTTCTGGAAACAGTTTCTTTAGCTAAGCTAGTTTTGTGTTGCAAAGTTTACTTTTGGCTGCTTGTGAATCTCCCACTGCGGGCAACGTCAAACTTAGTCAAAGATTCGGTAACTCCAATCTCTGCAGGAGGGAACTATATTGTTACCACCAGAGATAGTGAGAGGGAGGCAGCAGCTGTGCCTTTAGGTACTAATGTACAAAGTGAGGGATCCCAATTGAATGCCATCAAATGCCTCGATATTGAATTATGTTGTTTGTCCCTAACTCTTGTTGTCGCGGATAAATCAG GTACACATCAGGGATTAACTTTTGAAGTTGATGCAAGTCTTCAACAAATAAATCTTGGCATGGAGTTTTTGTTCGAAGTGAAGCGTCTTTCGATCTCCACTATTAGTAGTATTTGCAAGAATGCCAATGAACAATTAAGAGATGTACCAGCACCTCGTTTTCGATCCAGCAAGGCTGCTGATCTTTCACCTCAGTCTGAAATTCAAGAGTATCTCCCATTTGTAGAGGCAGACAATATGGATACTTATGATCATGATGCTCCTTCAAGCTCAACTTCTGCACTGCGAAGTTCAACAGACAACACTTCACTAGATTTTTCATCACATGAAAATCAAATCCTGAAGCATTTCTCTTCTTATCTCAAGATCGAGAGAAAAAAATTTGATGGCGACTCCAGTTTGGTACATTTGACTGGTGATTGGTCTGGAAGTGGATCTGTTTCTGGTTTGGAGGTGACAATGTCACTCTCAAACATTGAG ATGGTCTCATCATTACTTGCTCCTTTTTATGGGATAATGAGTTCTGGCTCAACTCAGAAGGAAATACCGTCTGGTGGCATCACTCACCAAGCACAGCTAGATAATATGGATTATACTATACCAGATG GAGCAATTGTTGCTATAAGGGATCTTAATCAACAGATGTATGTATCAGTCAAAAACACTGGAAATACCTACCAAGTGGTTGGCGCATACCATTATTCCCTTGCTGGTGAACATGCATTATTTAAG GTGAAACACCATAAGAGATGGAGATCCAACATACAGTGCATTTCTCTTTTGTCTTTATGTGCAAAGAATGATGAAGGCAAAGAGCTGGCCCTTAGTTTCTCCAAAGGATCAGATTTTGTGGAAGTTTCTTCTTATGTTGACAAGCCTTGTTCAATTTGGAGCACACTTCCTTTCAGAACTGATAATTTTGATGACGATGGTGATGATGGAAAATCTTACAAGGTTATACCAAGAAGTTCATACCATCTTGTCAACAAGAAATACAATTATGGCATTGcatttgttgatggcttgctaGAGTTTGTGAAAAAGCCAGGAAATCCATTTAAAGTGCAGATTTTCGATGAATCTATTGTTCCCCACATGAGTTTGGATAATAACACTTATTTAGATGTGGAAGATGACGTTCCTTTTTCTGTAAGGGATAGATTGGCGAGTGGCGCAAGTTCTCAACATGTAATCATCAATGTTGACAAAATTGTTTTTACCATCACTCATGAAGTGTTTGATACTGATAATGTTTTCCCTCTTGTCCAAACCTGCATAAGTGATATCCGTGTTGTTAcacaaatattcccatccaAAATCaggattctaagttcatttaaaGTCTCGGGGCAGTACTTCGATGCACGGAGAAATCTGTG GGAGGACCTTATCTCTCCTATCGCCTCCTATACATTCTTTCGATCTAGGTTCTTTACCCCAGATCCAGTTACTAAGTATGGAAAGATGCCCATCCGTTTCTTCTTTCACTTAAAGCAG GTTGATATATTTATTAATGAGCTTTCAGTTGACATCCTTCTATATTTGGTTGGGAAGTTAGACTTGATGGGTCCATATGCTGTGAGAAGCTCAGCTATCTTTCCTAACTCCTGCAAG ATAGAGAATGGCTCAAGGCTGGCACTTGTGTGCCAATTTAAAGATACTGGGGATGCAATCGTTCCTGGACAACAGTCAATTTCAGTTTTCTTGAG GCACTTCACATTTGATGATAATATTTCACATGATCAAGATGTGGTTTCTATTTGCTTATTCAAAGAAGGGGTATTTTCAACTATTCCAATCAGCATTTCCCTCCATGAATCTGGTATTTTCGCATGGAGGACCCGCGTGTCACCTGTCAAAG ACCTGAGAAGCTTTTCTGGACCATTTGTTGTGGTCAAGGTGTCCCGGAATTCTGAG GAAGGCTTATCTCTTTCAGTTCAACCTTTGTTAAGGGTCTATAATAAGAGTGACTTCCCCATTGAGCTTCGGTTTCAGAGGCCAAACAAAACTAATGAAGAGGCCGCATTTGTCACAGTTAGAAGTGGAGACATGGTTGATGAATCTACTGGAGTATTTGACGCCATGGATTTATCTGGTGGATCGAAAAGAGCATTGATGTCTCTAGCTCTTG GAAAATTTATGTTGTCAATTAGACCTGAGATTTCGGAATATTCTGAAAATATTAGCCAGCCAGCTTCAGTGAACTGGTCAGAGGACATAACTGGTGAAAAAGCTATCCGGATATCTGGGGTTATAGAAAAGCTTAATTATAACCTAAGAAAAGCATTCAATGTTGATTCCATGAAGTCTTCTTTCAGCACGTTGAGTTGCCCACTTTTTGCCAATGGCCATCATGTTACAGATCTTCATTTTTTAATTCATACCCTGGGTAGAGATGTGCCCGTGCAGCCTACAAATGGAACTCGTCTATCTGAAAGAAGTGCACCAGTAACTTTACAGGTCCAGAGAGAAATTTTTATATACCCAACTGTACAAGTGCATAATTTCTTGCAAACAGACATACAAGTGGTTCTGACAGATTGCCAACAGG GAAATGTCATAGAAGATAACTTTGGCAGCATTGGCAAGCAGGCAACGATTACAAGTGGTTCAAGTGCTTATTTCTATGTGAATCCTGCCCTATTTAATTTCTCAGTCACATTGATTTCATATGGTTCGAAGTCTATGGCAGTTAGTAGTAGTGACTGGGTTAAGAGGATGCGAAAGCAGACAAGTGGAGCTCAGTATCTTGACATGCTGCTAGAATTTGTTCCTGGGAACTTTCATTCTTCTTTAAGATTATTACGTCAAGATAAAGGCCTGCTGGAG GTTGCTCTATTCACAAGATACACTCTACATAATATCAGTGACTACCCCTTACAATGCACACCTTCCCATCAAAAACCACTGCCTGC GTCGGAATCTGGAATGAACAATATCAATCTTCCTCCCCGACATGGTTGTGTTTTGCCCTCAATGTCAATGAACTCCTGGTTTATAAA GTCAAGCAAATTACGAATAAGCCTACATAGTGAGAAAGGATCAGAAGCTATTATTGATTTGGAAGCATTGTCTGGCTTCACTGAATTTTTCATAGAGATCCAAGACAATATAGCGCCTCATCGTATGGCAGCTTTTGGAGTGTCATTGCAACCTGTTATGTATAACTTGCCCGTGCCATCACAAGTTGTACTAATAGTTCCAAGATATGTTGTTTCAAACGAGTCTGGTGCTGCAATTGCTGTTCGCCAGTGTTTTGTTGAG CATGAGATAGATGGATTGACAGTTGAAGCTAAACAGCGGGCTACCTTACAGACATGGAAACCTGGAAAAAAGCGAGAAATAAactactttgatttatttgttaAGAAGCACAGAGATGTGTTTGAGGATTCTCGCATTTTCATCCAGTTCTGTCCAAAAGAACCTGGATTCAGTTGGTCTGGACCAATCTGTGTTTCATCAATTGGCCGTTTTTTCTTGAAATTTAGAAGATCGGATGGCATGTTGACAGATGGTATTAAAAGAGACCCCATAAATGATGGGAAGCTGAAACTGTTTGCTTCTGTTGATGTTGTTCAAGAGACTACTTCTTTTGTCTTACACTTCACTAAACCACCGAAGGTTACTCTGCCATACCGAATAGAAAATTACTTGAATGAAGCATCTATCATGTATTTCCAGAAG GATTCGGTTGAATCAGATGTATTATGCCCTCAAGAGTCAGAACAGTACGCTTGGGATGACTTAAGTTTACCTCGCAAATTGATTGTGCGCATTGTTG ATACACCTGCACTGCGTGAAATTAAAATTGATAAAATCAGTCCATGGAAGCCTTTTTTGAAGATGCGGCAAAATACCAGGCTGAATCTGGATTTCTCATTCAGTGATGGGCTCAGTTCAAGAAAACAAAGATTTGATGAATCATTTGGACTGAGGGTGTTCAAAATTGGCTATGAAGTGTATGCTGATGGTTTAACCAGAGTTCTACGAATATGTGAACATGCAGATAATCCCAAAATCGAGAAAATCCAACGGCCAATAGCAAGCCTACAGTTCAGAATTTCTTATGTGTGTATTCATCTTCTTGACAAGGGCCAG AGTGGGGAAAATGTCCAATTGCCATCTACAATAGTAACAGCAAAACTTCAGCATGTATCTGCTGATTCAGTTGTCACAGATAGCTTCAAGCATGGATCTGTTGCAATTCAT TCAGTGAATGTGGACGAAAAATGGGATGGAGCTTCGTTTGGGTCAATTCTTAGGAGGAACAAGCTTCAGGATGCTGCTCTCGATGAAAATATTCTTCGTATAGTCTTTGTACTGAATTCAACCAACAGCAATGTCAAACAAATACAGTATTGTTCGATAATTCTACAG CCTGTTGATCTGAAGATTGATGAGGAAACATTAATGAAGCTAGTACCATTTTGGAGAGCATCCCTTGCTCCTTCAGGAACACCGAGTACACAGTTTTATTTCAGACATTTTGAAGTACATCCAATTAAG ATTATAGCAAGCTTTCGTCCTGGTAGCCGACGCACAACTTATAGTTCTGCTCAAGAGGCTCTGAGAGCACTACTTCATAGTTTTATAAAG GTGCCTGAGGTTAGCAACTCAGCTGTGGAGCTCAATGGGGTTCTCCTAAATCATGCTTTAGTTACATTCCGTGAGCTACTCCTGAAATGTGCTCAGCATTATTCATG GTATGTCTTGAGGGCAATCTACGTAACAAAGGGAAGCTCATTGCTTCCTCCATCTTTTACCTCAATTTTTGATGACTCTGCTTCATCTGTTCTTGATGTTTTCTTCGACCCTTCTGATGGATTGCTCAATGTCCCTGGGCTTACCATAG GCATGTTTAAATTTATAAGCCAGAACATGAAGTCGGGTGGTTTTTCTGGAACAAAACGGTACCTTGGTGATCTCGGGAAAACC GTTAAAACTGCAGGTTCGAATGCTCTCTTCGCCGCTGTCACAGAAATTTCAGATAGTGTTGTGAGAGGAGCAGAAACAAATGGTTTGAATGGCATG GTTACTGGTTTCCACCAAGGCATTATGAGGTTGGCCATGGAGCCATCTGTATTAGGACAGGCTCTAATGGAGGGAGGACCCGACAGAAAGATCAAACTCGATCATAGCCCCGGAATTGACGAG CTATACATCGAAGGGTACCTACAAGCTATGTTGGATGTCATGTATAAGCAAGAATACCTCCGTGTCAGGGTGGTCGATGACCAG GTTATCTTAAAGAATCTACCACCAAACAGCGCTTTGATAAATGAAATCGTGGACAACGTCAAAAGCTTTCTTGTGAGCAAGGCATTGCTGAAAGGAGATTCTTCAACACTCCGCCCGCTCCGCCATCTGCGAAATGAACGT GAATGGAGGATCGCGCCGACGGTGCTCACACTGTGCGAGCACCTGTTCGTGAGCTTCGCTGTGCGCGTGCTGCACCGGGAGGCCAGCAAGGCCATCGGGGAGGTCATGGCGAGAGCGAAGAAACCCGCTACTGGAGGAGAGGGTGAAGGCGACTCGTCGCCGTCCGGTGGAGTCCTGCTGAAGCGGAACAGGCTGTGGACTGTCGGGAGGTTCGCGGTCTCGGGCATGGTCGCTTATGTGGATGGTCGGTTGTGCCGGCACATACCCAACCCCATCGCCAGGAGGATCGTGAGCGGGTTTCTACTGAGCTTCATCGAAAACAGGGGCAACGAATAG